The Aristophania vespae genome contains a region encoding:
- the flgK gene encoding flagellar hook-associated protein FlgK translates to MMGLGLPLNIATGGLQAIESQLETVSKNITNASTEGYVSENANVTSVVSSGKGVGVKVGHNSLVTSPALQSALYAQNAKVGGLTTKHNSLGAVSSVQGTTGSNADSNSDTIGTLPNYLQKVSSSLVKLSNTPSDSGALSTVISNAKALVNDIHTLSSVYQNQRQNAHDAVVSTVSTVNTDLTTIGDLTRQIMSQKASGNDTSDLENKRFEFMSDLSEKLGVSFTEKANGDMIITTQDGTKLPTRPEQMGLATDSQKLPSSTWPLSTSKVGVSPAMYHSSGETDGGIPGIMLDGKDITSHLTDGTLGANITLRDETYPQMQAQLDSFSYTLINRFNDSGLPLFTNGSSQPISKDPTKTAPDGLIDLSSALSVDQKYIDQPSLLTTDSDGNTGVSTNINKVISKGLSDAPEATSGDLEAPSSGLGPNGSFSTGYSGAQGLNQLATALTTNQAQTVSDTKEQLSTEGSVRTTLKSQVASVSGVNVNNQMALVITLQNSYAANAKVVSAVQSMFTALINAV, encoded by the coding sequence ATGATGGGTCTTGGTCTTCCGCTTAATATCGCTACTGGTGGACTTCAAGCCATAGAATCACAGCTTGAGACGGTCTCCAAAAATATTACAAACGCTTCTACCGAAGGTTATGTATCGGAGAACGCCAACGTTACATCTGTTGTGTCAAGCGGCAAAGGTGTAGGCGTAAAAGTCGGACATAACAGTCTTGTTACGTCCCCTGCGTTGCAATCCGCACTTTACGCCCAAAATGCTAAGGTTGGTGGTCTTACAACCAAACATAACTCGCTCGGTGCTGTTTCATCTGTACAAGGAACGACAGGGAGCAATGCTGATAGTAACTCAGACACTATCGGTACGCTCCCTAATTATCTTCAAAAAGTCTCTTCTTCTTTAGTTAAACTGAGCAATACGCCTTCAGATAGCGGGGCCTTATCTACCGTTATTTCAAATGCCAAAGCTTTAGTTAACGACATACACACTTTATCATCCGTTTATCAAAATCAGCGGCAGAATGCTCATGATGCTGTCGTATCTACAGTATCTACGGTTAATACAGATCTGACGACTATAGGGGACCTCACACGTCAGATCATGTCACAAAAAGCTTCAGGTAATGACACATCTGATCTTGAGAATAAACGCTTTGAGTTTATGAGCGATCTTTCAGAGAAACTAGGTGTTTCTTTTACTGAAAAAGCTAATGGTGACATGATTATTACCACTCAGGATGGTACAAAGTTACCTACAAGGCCTGAGCAAATGGGATTAGCGACAGACAGCCAAAAATTACCATCTTCTACATGGCCACTCTCAACGTCGAAAGTTGGAGTTTCTCCTGCCATGTACCATTCTTCTGGAGAGACCGATGGCGGTATTCCCGGAATAATGCTTGATGGAAAAGATATTACGTCTCATTTAACAGACGGCACATTAGGCGCTAATATCACACTGCGCGATGAAACATACCCCCAAATGCAGGCTCAGCTTGATTCATTTTCATATACATTAATAAATCGCTTTAATGACTCTGGGCTGCCCTTATTTACAAATGGTAGCTCTCAGCCAATTTCAAAAGACCCGACCAAAACTGCACCTGATGGATTGATCGATTTATCTTCTGCTCTCTCAGTAGATCAGAAATACATAGATCAACCTAGCCTTCTCACCACAGATAGTGATGGAAACACAGGCGTTTCAACAAATATTAATAAGGTCATCAGTAAAGGTCTCAGTGATGCTCCAGAAGCTACATCTGGAGATCTTGAAGCACCATCCTCAGGTTTGGGGCCAAACGGCTCCTTCTCTACAGGGTATTCAGGAGCTCAAGGGTTAAATCAACTTGCTACAGCTTTGACGACAAACCAGGCACAAACTGTTAGTGACACAAAAGAACAACTTAGTACTGAAGGTTCTGTCAGAACGACCTTAAAATCTCAAGTGGCTAGTGTGTCGGGCGTCAATGTTAACAATCAAATGGCACTAGTTATCACTTTACAAAACTCTTATGCTGCCAACGCCAAAGTAGTATCAGCTGTCCAGTCTATGTTCACAGCTCTCATTAACGCCGTCTGA
- the flgF gene encoding flagellar basal-body rod protein FlgF — protein sequence MDTTSYLALSRIDTLTRALDVTANNLANTNTDGFKGSRVLFSDYLSKQHNAHGLGSEKTLNYNQDKATYRDNLQGELRTTGNPLDLAINGRGYFAVRTQQGVRLTRDGKFQYSNDGTIVDSAGNPLLDNQNRNITLDPQDIPLRLSVASDGTISTDRGRVGSINLVTVDNTNTLKAEGDHLFRPTTPLRAVDTKEIRQGMLEASNVNPVAATTEMVKIQREYDLNFQLLQKDFTRRLNALDKITSEPTA from the coding sequence GTGGACACCACAAGTTATTTAGCTTTATCACGTATTGACACCCTTACAAGAGCTTTGGATGTAACCGCGAATAACCTGGCTAATACCAATACAGACGGCTTCAAGGGATCTCGTGTCCTTTTTTCTGACTATCTCTCTAAGCAGCATAATGCTCATGGATTAGGCTCTGAAAAAACGCTTAATTATAATCAAGACAAAGCCACCTATCGTGATAACCTTCAGGGAGAACTTCGCACGACAGGAAATCCACTTGATTTAGCTATTAATGGTCGAGGCTATTTCGCCGTTCGTACCCAACAAGGTGTCAGACTAACCCGCGACGGTAAATTCCAATACTCAAACGATGGAACGATTGTTGATTCGGCAGGTAATCCGCTACTTGATAATCAGAACAGAAATATCACGTTGGATCCTCAAGATATTCCCCTAAGGTTATCAGTTGCATCTGACGGCACAATTTCTACCGATAGGGGACGTGTAGGCTCTATAAATCTTGTTACGGTCGACAATACTAATACTTTGAAAGCTGAGGGAGACCATCTCTTTCGTCCTACGACACCATTGCGGGCAGTTGATACAAAAGAAATTCGGCAAGGTATGCTAGAAGCAAGTAATGTTAATCCTGTAGCAGCCACGACTGAAATGGTTAAAATACAAAGAGAATATGATCTTAATTTTCAGCTTTTACAAAAAGATTTTACACGGAGATTAAACGCTCTCGATAAGATTACCTCCGAACCAACAGCTTAA
- the flgG gene encoding flagellar basal-body rod protein FlgG — MLRSLDIAATGMQAQTTNVETISHNMANMTTTGYKRRRAEFQDLIYQDLRRVGTMSSDTGYRVPAGAQIGLGVRTAAIYRINEQGSLSQTGNALDLAIEGRGYFRILLPSGEYAYTRDGTFSLSQDGSIVTADGYPLVPNIAVPNNAENITIDQSGQVQYTLAGQPDAQVAGQIQLTTFQNENGLAAMGQNLFTETTSSGDPINGNPQSVGFGSVRQGFVEESAVNAVTEITNLITAQRAYEMNSKTITASDQMLQTLTSLR, encoded by the coding sequence ATGCTTCGGTCTCTAGATATTGCTGCAACAGGCATGCAGGCTCAAACCACAAATGTGGAAACGATTTCACATAACATGGCCAATATGACGACGACCGGTTACAAAAGGCGTCGTGCAGAATTTCAGGATCTAATTTATCAAGATCTGCGTCGCGTAGGTACAATGAGTTCGGATACTGGCTACCGGGTACCTGCTGGTGCTCAGATTGGTTTAGGCGTGCGGACCGCTGCTATTTACCGCATTAACGAGCAGGGGTCGTTATCTCAAACAGGCAATGCTCTTGATCTAGCTATTGAAGGGCGTGGCTATTTCCGTATTTTGTTACCCTCTGGGGAATATGCATATACGCGCGATGGAACATTCTCTCTTTCGCAGGATGGAAGCATCGTCACAGCTGATGGTTATCCTCTAGTCCCTAATATTGCTGTCCCTAACAATGCTGAAAATATTACGATCGATCAGTCGGGCCAGGTACAGTACACATTGGCTGGACAGCCAGATGCTCAGGTGGCTGGACAGATTCAGTTAACGACATTCCAAAATGAAAATGGTCTGGCTGCCATGGGGCAGAACTTATTTACTGAAACAACTTCTTCAGGGGATCCTATTAATGGTAACCCCCAGAGTGTTGGCTTCGGTAGTGTTCGGCAAGGATTTGTCGAAGAATCTGCTGTAAATGCTGTGACAGAAATTACTAATCTTATTACAGCACAACGTGCTTATGAGATGAACAGCAAGACGATTACAGCTTCCGATCAAATGCTGCAGACTTTAACTAGCCTGCGATAG
- the flgA gene encoding flagellar basal body P-ring formation chaperone FlgA, which produces MLNYSYGARLRSSGEIETNVVLLSNLFDGLEPGQDRVIGPAPAPGKSIQIGGYQLIAIADQYGVEWDDQSSTATLKLVRAGHVLDRDYFIDLVKKNIALKDGQNSFSVDVASFKPIVVDKKDQDPVTLSEINWDKKTGKFSATAYLSHPSGDKMIDSFILRGTIRLKQPVTVYNSSYPAGYIIQSGDMHIEPNYSGKIPLSSQVLPNPDNIVGMSLSHAVAGGDPVLVTDLRRVTLIHQGDPVLITYSTPGLRLTATGRALEDGGSGQFVHALNLGSKMIVQGKVMASGEIRVDASSTAVPASSKEVRGLRLPTTMMNNGDR; this is translated from the coding sequence ATGTTGAACTATTCATATGGCGCCAGATTACGCTCTTCTGGGGAAATAGAAACTAACGTGGTTTTATTGTCCAATCTTTTCGATGGATTAGAACCAGGGCAAGATAGAGTTATAGGTCCAGCTCCTGCACCAGGGAAATCGATTCAAATTGGTGGTTATCAGCTTATAGCTATTGCTGATCAATATGGCGTGGAGTGGGATGATCAGTCATCTACAGCCACATTAAAACTAGTGCGTGCTGGTCATGTATTAGACAGAGATTATTTTATCGATCTTGTAAAGAAAAACATAGCGTTAAAGGATGGGCAGAATAGCTTTTCCGTAGATGTTGCCAGCTTCAAACCTATTGTGGTCGATAAGAAAGACCAAGATCCTGTCACGCTTTCAGAGATAAATTGGGACAAGAAAACAGGAAAGTTTTCAGCAACTGCGTACTTGTCGCATCCTTCAGGCGATAAAATGATAGATTCTTTCATTTTGAGGGGTACGATCAGGTTAAAGCAGCCAGTAACGGTTTATAATTCCTCGTATCCTGCGGGATATATTATCCAAAGTGGTGATATGCATATTGAACCAAATTATTCAGGGAAAATTCCTTTATCATCACAAGTATTACCTAACCCAGATAATATCGTTGGCATGTCTTTATCACATGCTGTTGCAGGAGGAGATCCGGTACTTGTAACAGATTTGAGGCGTGTTACTTTAATTCATCAGGGAGATCCGGTACTAATTACTTATAGTACTCCTGGTTTGAGGCTCACTGCAACAGGGCGTGCATTAGAAGATGGGGGAAGTGGACAATTTGTTCATGCCCTTAATTTAGGTAGTAAAATGATCGTTCAGGGTAAAGTAATGGCCTCAGGAGAAATCAGGGTAGATGCCTCTTCTACGGCTGTACCAGCAAGTTCTAAAGAAGTGAGAGGCCTCAGACTGCCTACTACAATGATGAATAATGGCGATAGATAA
- the flgH gene encoding flagellar basal body L-ring protein FlgH, whose amino-acid sequence MAYHHKITQFSSVVLCMFLSACGGAAALSEIGHPPRMTMSSDPTLSPDYRPITMPMPPLQAPPSEVGSLWRPGSRAFFKDQRASQVGDLLTIKVEVADTANVSNNTGTSGNGSENFGIPSLLGMKSRVIGNNVLQTSSSSSANGAGSIRRNETVTLTLAGVITQILPNGNFVVVARQEVRVNGELRQITVSGVVRPQDVSEDNVVTHDRIAEARISYGGRGQLSRYQDARYGQQVLDHVLPF is encoded by the coding sequence ATGGCTTACCATCATAAAATTACTCAATTTTCTTCTGTCGTCCTCTGTATGTTTCTCTCAGCCTGTGGGGGGGCGGCAGCATTAAGTGAAATTGGCCATCCTCCTCGCATGACTATGAGTTCTGACCCAACCTTGTCTCCTGATTATCGTCCTATTACCATGCCAATGCCACCTCTCCAGGCGCCTCCGAGTGAGGTGGGAAGTTTATGGCGTCCAGGTAGCCGTGCCTTTTTTAAAGACCAAAGGGCTTCTCAGGTTGGAGATTTGCTAACGATTAAGGTAGAAGTGGCTGACACAGCAAATGTTAGTAACAATACCGGAACATCAGGTAATGGATCCGAAAATTTTGGAATACCTAGTCTTTTAGGTATGAAGAGTAGGGTTATCGGGAATAATGTTCTTCAAACTTCAAGTTCGAGTTCAGCCAATGGTGCTGGGAGTATTAGAAGAAATGAAACAGTTACACTAACACTTGCTGGAGTTATTACCCAGATACTTCCAAATGGAAATTTTGTTGTGGTCGCTAGGCAGGAGGTTAGAGTTAACGGGGAGCTGCGACAAATTACAGTGAGTGGTGTTGTAAGGCCACAAGATGTTTCCGAAGATAATGTCGTTACACATGATCGTATTGCTGAAGCCCGTATTTCTTATGGTGGTCGTGGTCAACTCAGCCGCTATCAGGATGCGCGTTATGGGCAGCAGGTTTTAGATCATGTATTACCTTTTTAA
- a CDS encoding bactofilin family protein codes for MSYSEGWKTLMGEEKTPEGFIPQGLVVSNVRGEVGGALVISGTVECSDIKAKKIVVSRFGEIKDGHVEADIAVIEGQAVGVIFRVSRFVASSTARLFDCVIEMNNATGCSFHESAHFEGDIKISATQKKDFLSRQAEVVLEYKPSDVIFNDMVHAEVEADIPLGD; via the coding sequence TTGTCTTACAGTGAGGGCTGGAAAACTTTAATGGGCGAAGAAAAAACTCCTGAAGGCTTTATTCCTCAAGGTCTTGTTGTAAGTAATGTCCGTGGTGAAGTTGGTGGTGCTCTGGTAATTTCAGGCACTGTTGAATGTTCTGACATTAAGGCAAAAAAAATCGTTGTTTCCCGTTTTGGTGAAATAAAAGACGGCCATGTGGAAGCCGATATAGCTGTCATTGAAGGGCAAGCTGTAGGGGTCATATTTCGTGTGAGCCGTTTTGTTGCGTCTAGTACAGCGAGATTGTTTGATTGTGTCATTGAAATGAATAACGCGACTGGGTGTTCATTTCACGAAAGTGCGCATTTTGAGGGTGATATAAAAATCTCTGCTACTCAGAAAAAAGATTTTCTATCCCGGCAGGCAGAGGTTGTTTTAGAATATAAACCTTCTGATGTTATTTTTAATGATATGGTTCATGCTGAAGTTGAAGCTGATATCCCTTTAGGTGATTAA
- a CDS encoding MotE family protein, translating to MPAISTSYKNIGAVIAATIFYLSIPGFSWGNEKETASEVTPVIQKSASHDDIKSVEDIEEQKRILETAKQALAEKLQTVRATTGDVEDYVSNNQLVDKEAVKKLISIYENMRPREAAAVFDVMDPHVLVAISARMNTRKLSAIMAQMSRERVNMVSQYLIGVRTFHQKNTLNIFNLDDKLSDKLLSTSNDNHYSVKSKTVTGIRPLLPSRQ from the coding sequence GTGCCGGCTATTTCAACTTCATATAAGAATATCGGAGCTGTGATAGCGGCAACGATATTTTACCTCTCCATACCGGGCTTTTCATGGGGTAATGAAAAAGAGACGGCTTCTGAAGTAACTCCCGTTATACAAAAATCAGCTTCGCATGATGATATAAAGTCTGTTGAGGATATTGAAGAGCAAAAGCGTATTCTCGAAACCGCAAAGCAAGCCTTAGCTGAGAAGCTTCAAACTGTTCGTGCCACGACTGGCGATGTAGAAGATTACGTGTCTAATAATCAGCTTGTTGATAAAGAAGCTGTGAAAAAACTAATCAGTATTTACGAAAACATGCGTCCACGCGAGGCAGCAGCCGTTTTTGATGTAATGGATCCTCATGTTCTTGTAGCAATTTCTGCACGGATGAATACACGTAAATTATCGGCTATTATGGCACAAATGTCGCGTGAACGAGTTAATATGGTTTCTCAATACCTTATCGGGGTAAGAACTTTTCACCAAAAAAATACTCTTAATATATTTAATTTAGACGATAAACTTTCCGATAAACTTCTTTCTACGTCTAATGATAATCACTATAGTGTGAAAAGCAAAACTGTGACAGGTATTAGACCACTTTTACCATCGCGGCAGTAA
- the fliF gene encoding flagellar basal-body MS-ring/collar protein FliF, with amino-acid sequence MQKILAGLKGLGRTKLVALGVVAALLLMTLGVLAFYSGSNGLALLYGGLDISEAAEMVDDLGKAHITAKTSPDGRTIYVPKSKVASARLVLAKAGLPSGGAVGYELFDKSGTLTSTQFEQGIGETRAMEGELERSIRLINGVRNVRVHLVLPHRDLFSTQTNPSQASVILDVGRVGRVSPSAIAAIQNLVAAAVPGLQAHSISVVDTRGDVLAKPGDPDSLAEQESTLEKQRHSEEQRLSQAVEDILTPTLGMGHVRARAAVTMNTDLIRETEESYDPNQQVLRSQTTSTDKSVNTEASQDASVNNNLPNADAGQANRSGSSDDRVEETNNYEIGKRVRVIDQRRPRISRISLAVMVDGTYVQDKTGKTIWKPLDDKEIQRLSKLVQTVIGFDKERGDQVNVISMPFKVEGRDTFTHDVPFFLRKDVMIYYAEWALPILLLIGALLIFFKPLLRRVQKTTDKLTHKEDKRGAEEDHDDTPSLEEVVAGMQNKMPTGILENVFNKIETNPDEAVYIIRNWLLQPENNQNNPPGRKG; translated from the coding sequence ATGCAGAAGATACTAGCGGGCCTTAAAGGCCTTGGGCGTACAAAACTTGTCGCACTAGGCGTGGTTGCCGCGCTTCTTCTTATGACCCTTGGTGTGCTTGCTTTTTACAGCGGGTCTAATGGGCTGGCGCTCCTTTATGGTGGTCTAGATATTTCTGAAGCTGCAGAAATGGTGGATGATCTAGGAAAAGCTCATATTACAGCAAAAACTAGCCCTGATGGACGTACAATTTACGTTCCAAAAAGTAAGGTTGCGAGTGCAAGGCTTGTTCTTGCTAAGGCTGGACTTCCAAGCGGTGGCGCCGTCGGGTACGAGCTTTTTGACAAAAGTGGAACTCTTACCAGTACTCAGTTTGAGCAGGGTATTGGTGAAACACGTGCTATGGAAGGCGAGTTGGAGCGCTCCATACGTTTGATCAATGGTGTACGTAACGTTCGCGTACACCTTGTTTTACCTCATAGAGACCTGTTCTCGACGCAGACTAATCCGTCTCAAGCAAGTGTTATTTTAGATGTTGGGCGTGTAGGAAGAGTTTCTCCTAGTGCTATTGCAGCTATTCAAAATCTTGTTGCGGCAGCTGTTCCTGGGTTACAGGCTCATAGTATTTCTGTTGTTGATACAAGAGGTGATGTCCTTGCTAAACCGGGAGATCCAGATAGTTTAGCAGAACAGGAATCAACTCTTGAAAAGCAGCGTCACTCTGAAGAGCAGAGATTATCGCAGGCAGTAGAGGACATATTAACCCCTACACTAGGAATGGGTCATGTTCGGGCTCGTGCTGCGGTCACAATGAATACTGATCTCATTCGAGAGACAGAAGAGTCTTACGATCCAAATCAGCAGGTTTTACGATCCCAGACAACGAGCACAGATAAAAGTGTTAATACAGAAGCTAGTCAGGACGCTTCTGTTAATAATAACCTCCCTAATGCAGATGCTGGTCAAGCTAATCGTAGCGGCTCAAGTGATGATCGAGTTGAAGAGACAAATAACTACGAAATTGGCAAAAGAGTAAGGGTTATTGACCAAAGAAGACCGCGTATCTCGCGTATTAGCCTTGCTGTAATGGTTGATGGTACTTATGTGCAGGATAAAACAGGCAAAACGATTTGGAAGCCATTGGATGATAAAGAAATCCAGCGGTTAAGTAAGCTTGTTCAGACTGTAATTGGTTTTGATAAAGAACGGGGTGACCAGGTAAATGTTATTTCCATGCCCTTTAAAGTTGAGGGTAGAGATACATTTACACATGATGTTCCGTTTTTCTTGAGAAAAGATGTGATGATTTATTATGCAGAATGGGCTCTACCTATTTTGCTACTTATCGGTGCGCTTTTAATATTTTTCAAACCATTATTGCGTCGCGTACAAAAGACTACCGACAAGTTAACGCATAAAGAAGACAAGCGAGGAGCAGAAGAAGATCATGATGATACTCCTAGCCTTGAGGAAGTCGTAGCAGGTATGCAAAATAAAATGCCAACTGGCATTTTAGAAAATGTTTTTAACAAAATAGAGACAAACCCTGATGAGGCTGTTTACATTATAAGAAATTGGTTGCTTCAGCCTGAGAATAATCAAAATAATCCTCCTGGTAGGAAAGGGTAA
- a CDS encoding flagellar motor switch protein FliG translates to MIEQARASNADTQKKISNLTGKQKAAILMLAIGRERSSRILKSLQEDEVRELSIAMSSLGPVSVEAAESVCNDFTQGMELSDGLVGSYKTTEEYLKRALPASLVEKIMDDIRGPAGRSVWAKMTNMPETALANYLRNEQPQTVAVVLSYIAPAHVARVLSLFPEDFTIDVIVRMLHMTPVSKDVLASLEVTLQRELITAFGRSSKRNSYAFVAEVYNNFDRKTETTLTDLLGERSLEDMEKVNKLKFTFDDVKRLSSDDMMRVMSAVNKDGEMRQRLPLALKGANPNTKKLFLACMSRRAGAILLDEISSLGAVRMKDVESAQSAIIALIKDMSNEGEVDLAPVSDELIE, encoded by the coding sequence ATGATTGAGCAAGCTAGGGCGTCAAATGCTGACACGCAAAAAAAAATAAGTAACTTAACAGGAAAACAAAAAGCTGCGATTTTAATGTTGGCTATAGGAAGAGAGCGCTCATCGCGCATTCTAAAATCTTTGCAAGAAGATGAAGTGCGTGAGCTATCTATAGCTATGTCGTCTCTTGGTCCTGTCAGCGTTGAAGCAGCAGAATCCGTGTGTAATGATTTTACGCAGGGGATGGAACTATCAGACGGTCTTGTTGGCTCTTATAAAACTACAGAAGAATATTTAAAACGTGCTTTGCCCGCTTCTCTGGTTGAGAAGATTATGGACGATATACGTGGTCCTGCCGGCCGTAGTGTATGGGCAAAAATGACCAACATGCCGGAAACAGCGCTTGCGAATTATTTACGAAATGAGCAGCCGCAAACTGTGGCTGTGGTTTTGAGTTATATTGCTCCTGCCCATGTTGCGAGAGTTCTTTCGTTATTCCCAGAAGATTTTACCATAGATGTAATCGTGCGCATGCTGCACATGACGCCGGTTAGTAAAGATGTGCTTGCTAGTCTGGAAGTGACATTACAGCGTGAATTAATTACAGCTTTTGGTCGTTCAAGTAAGCGGAATAGTTACGCATTTGTCGCAGAAGTTTATAATAACTTTGACAGAAAAACTGAAACAACTTTGACAGATCTTTTAGGAGAAAGAAGCCTAGAGGATATGGAAAAAGTGAATAAACTGAAATTCACTTTTGATGATGTTAAGCGGCTTTCTTCTGACGATATGATGCGCGTGATGTCAGCTGTGAATAAAGACGGTGAAATGCGTCAAAGACTTCCTCTTGCTTTAAAGGGAGCTAACCCAAATACTAAAAAACTTTTCCTTGCCTGTATGTCTAGACGTGCGGGGGCCATTCTCTTAGACGAAATTTCTAGCTTAGGTGCTGTACGCATGAAGGATGTAGAAAGCGCCCAGTCAGCAATTATTGCTCTCATTAAAGACATGTCTAATGAAGGGGAGGTTGATCTTGCCCCTGTCTCTGATGAGCTCATCGAATAA
- a CDS encoding FliH/SctL family protein, with protein sequence MSSVGSAEMKSFIDNLEDFSLSVPENQESEELEALPNETESEDAPKEEEPEVDESIRLQPEELEALKNQAFEEGRRKGEEEAQDSLSSQMSKTVDEIATFLVKEEARRHETMVQFAQKISDTVYEIIKERITDQEALQRDIIQDIMSFIKECEGEITISCSGSDEEIFKNAFKNSSAIHIKIDPQLSIGRVTISSSDSLIEVDNSEWLNTVRERIMSSVKNVIRKSQNNISVRS encoded by the coding sequence ATGTCTTCTGTAGGATCTGCTGAAATGAAATCTTTTATAGATAATTTAGAAGATTTTAGTCTTTCAGTTCCAGAAAATCAGGAATCAGAAGAGCTTGAAGCTTTGCCAAATGAGACGGAATCAGAAGACGCTCCCAAGGAAGAGGAGCCCGAAGTTGATGAGTCCATTCGGTTACAGCCTGAGGAGCTAGAAGCCTTAAAAAATCAAGCTTTTGAAGAAGGGCGTCGTAAAGGAGAGGAAGAGGCTCAGGACTCTTTGTCTTCTCAGATGTCGAAAACTGTAGATGAGATTGCGACTTTTCTCGTGAAAGAGGAGGCTCGCCGTCATGAAACTATGGTGCAATTTGCCCAGAAGATTTCTGATACAGTTTATGAGATTATTAAAGAGAGAATAACGGATCAAGAAGCTCTGCAACGTGATATTATTCAGGATATAATGTCTTTTATTAAAGAGTGTGAAGGAGAGATAACTATCTCTTGTTCGGGATCAGATGAGGAAATTTTTAAAAATGCATTCAAAAACTCGTCTGCTATCCATATAAAAATTGATCCTCAGTTATCTATAGGGCGTGTAACGATCTCTTCTTCTGATAGTTTAATAGAGGTAGATAATTCTGAATGGTTGAATACGGTTCGTGAGCGGATAATGTCATCTGTAAAAAATGTCATTCGTAAAAGTCAGAATAATATAAGTGTGAGGAGCTAG
- a CDS encoding FliM/FliN family flagellar motor switch protein: MTEITQSEHNDDLSAQAQPIDQKSPNKITKEGEREAIFDVPVKITAVVGDVKMPVRDLVRLGRGAVVSLNKKLGSSIDIYANERLIARGEITIVEDDNIAVTMTDIISSSNNH, encoded by the coding sequence ATGACAGAGATAACACAGTCGGAGCATAATGATGATTTGTCAGCACAGGCACAGCCGATAGATCAAAAATCCCCAAACAAAATTACGAAAGAAGGTGAGCGGGAAGCTATTTTTGATGTTCCGGTTAAAATTACCGCTGTTGTTGGTGATGTAAAAATGCCAGTGAGAGATCTAGTTCGTCTTGGTCGTGGAGCTGTAGTCTCTTTAAATAAGAAATTAGGTTCCTCTATTGATATTTATGCTAACGAAAGACTGATTGCTCGTGGCGAGATTACAATTGTAGAAGATGATAATATTGCTGTGACAATGACAGATATTATATCTTCTTCTAATAATCATTGA
- the fliP gene encoding flagellar type III secretion system pore protein FliP (The bacterial flagellar biogenesis protein FliP forms a type III secretion system (T3SS)-type pore required for flagellar assembly.) yields the protein MSKALVKSRSWSCYSFWIVCLGLFIVCCFWAHPALSQSITLDMGKGGGIGEAGTTSRLVQLTALITLLSLAPSLLVMVTAFTRIIVTLSLLRSAIGAQGTPPNMVLIALALILSFFVMQPTLQQSWSQGVEPLMNGQVEEMEGLTAAAEPFRTFMLKNARPRDVETFYHLANLKPVSTAEKTPWRVIVPAFMVGELSRAFEIGFLVYLPFLIIDLVTSSVLMSLGMMMLPPATISLPFKLIFFVLVDGFQMVSGGLVRSFGGG from the coding sequence ATGTCTAAAGCACTGGTTAAATCACGGTCTTGGTCATGTTATTCCTTTTGGATAGTTTGTTTGGGACTATTCATTGTGTGCTGTTTTTGGGCACATCCTGCCTTGTCACAATCTATTACTTTAGATATGGGAAAAGGTGGAGGAATTGGAGAGGCAGGAACGACCAGTCGGTTGGTGCAGTTAACGGCTCTCATAACTTTATTGTCTCTTGCGCCAAGTCTTTTAGTAATGGTCACGGCGTTTACGCGCATTATAGTGACGCTTTCTTTGTTACGGAGTGCCATAGGAGCACAGGGTACTCCGCCGAACATGGTTCTTATTGCTTTAGCGTTGATACTTTCCTTTTTTGTAATGCAACCCACATTGCAACAATCTTGGTCACAGGGGGTTGAACCCCTTATGAACGGACAGGTAGAGGAAATGGAAGGGTTAACGGCGGCGGCTGAACCTTTTCGAACTTTTATGCTCAAAAATGCACGTCCGAGAGATGTCGAAACATTTTATCATTTAGCTAATTTAAAACCAGTTAGTACTGCAGAAAAAACCCCATGGCGCGTTATTGTACCTGCTTTCATGGTAGGTGAATTAAGTCGCGCGTTTGAAATAGGATTTTTGGTTTATCTGCCTTTCCTAATTATCGATCTGGTTACATCAAGCGTGCTTATGAGTTTGGGTATGATGATGCTCCCACCGGCAACAATATCCTTACCCTTTAAGCTTATTTTCTTCGTATTGGTAGATGGTTTTCAAATGGTTTCTGGTGGCCTTGTACGAAGTTTTGGTGGTGGGTGA